The Aureitalea marina genome includes a window with the following:
- a CDS encoding metallophosphoesterase family protein — protein sequence MKRILLLSDTHSYLDEAILEHCKKVDEVWHAGDIGDISVTDRIKEVAVLRAVYGNIDNATIRQEFPLNQRFELEGVTVWITHIGGYPGRYTARVKGEIIQEPPKLFITGHSHILKVIRDNNLDLLHMNPGAVGKHGFHPARTMLRFRLSKGNISDLEVIEYKR from the coding sequence GTGAAGCGTATACTTCTATTAAGTGACACCCATAGCTATCTGGACGAAGCCATACTGGAGCACTGTAAAAAAGTGGACGAGGTATGGCATGCAGGTGACATTGGGGATATTTCCGTAACAGACAGGATCAAAGAAGTGGCGGTATTACGAGCCGTATATGGTAATATCGATAATGCCACAATCCGGCAGGAGTTCCCCCTAAACCAGCGTTTTGAATTGGAAGGGGTCACGGTCTGGATCACTCATATAGGTGGATATCCCGGTCGTTATACCGCACGTGTGAAAGGGGAGATCATCCAAGAACCACCCAAGCTTTTTATTACGGGACACTCCCACATCCTCAAGGTCATCCGTGACAACAACTTAGACCTGCTTCACATGAACCCGGGAGCAGTTGGTAAGCATGGTTTCCATCCCGCACGGACCATGCTTAGGTTCAGGCTCTCAAAAGGCAATATCTCCGACCTGGAGGTCATCGAATACAAGCGATAA
- the truA gene encoding tRNA pseudouridine(38-40) synthase TruA: MRYFLDIAYKGKHYHGWQIQPNAISVQQVLENALSTLLREKIQVTGAGRTDTGVHAKQLIVHFDIETLDDLIAFQHRLNSFLPSDIAINDIKAVQKEAHARFDAVEREYEYLLITQKNPFLSDSAFLLNRTPDFDKMNQAAALLLDHQDFQCFSRSGSDVKTYHCDVRKARWEKRGDAWVFTIAADRFLRNMVRAVVGTLLEVGLGKMDMDQFRQVLLSKDRSKAGASAPAHGLYLVHVNYPENIYLD, from the coding sequence TTGCGATATTTCCTGGACATAGCGTACAAAGGTAAACACTATCACGGCTGGCAGATCCAGCCCAACGCTATCAGTGTGCAACAGGTATTGGAGAATGCTTTGAGTACACTACTCAGAGAGAAAATTCAGGTTACTGGAGCCGGCAGGACAGATACCGGGGTACATGCCAAACAACTGATCGTGCATTTTGATATAGAGACTCTAGACGATCTAATTGCTTTCCAACACAGATTGAATTCCTTCCTTCCTTCGGATATAGCCATTAACGATATAAAAGCAGTTCAAAAGGAAGCGCATGCCCGGTTCGATGCGGTAGAGCGCGAGTATGAATACTTGTTGATTACACAGAAGAATCCTTTCTTATCTGATTCGGCTTTTCTTCTGAATCGAACCCCGGATTTTGACAAAATGAACCAGGCGGCAGCCTTATTATTGGACCATCAGGATTTTCAATGTTTTTCCCGCAGTGGTTCGGATGTTAAGACGTATCATTGTGATGTCCGGAAAGCTCGATGGGAGAAACGGGGAGATGCGTGGGTCTTTACGATAGCAGCAGACCGATTTTTGAGAAATATGGTCAGAGCCGTTGTAGGGACCTTACTTGAAGTAGGTCTTGGAAAAATGGACATGGACCAATTCAGACAGGTCTTACTCAGTAAAGATAGGAGTAAGGCAGGTGCTTCGGCCCCTGCTCATGGGCTTTACCTGGTCCATGTGAATTATCCGGAAAATATATATTTGGACTAA
- a CDS encoding ABC transporter ATP-binding protein — MAESSGKAFDFKLFKRLLAFTKPYKMVFYFVALAAIAMSALGVLRPILLQMAIDTAILPKDYDGLVFYIAAMFGVLFLEVIFQFAFIFYTNWLGQHVIRDIRVKLFDLMLGFKMQYYDKNAVGRLTTRAVNDIETISSIFSQGLFMIISDLLKMLVIMGIMLYKSWQLSLIVFTILPIIIYATRVFQRAMKGAFEEVRNQVANLNSFVQERISGMKIVQLFTREDTEYENFEQINARHRKGWIKTVWYNSIFFPIAEMTSSVAIGMVVWYGGLNVTASGTITLGVIVAFIELSQMLFRPLRQIADKFNTLQMGMVATNRVFGILDTEAHIPDEGQTELTSTQGEIVFDDVHFGYIPDEEVLKGISFTASPGQTIALVGATGAGKSTIINLLSRFYEINSGEIRVDGNSIKDYTIKSLRDHIAIVLQDVFLFADTILQNITLGDEGISREQVEEAAKEIGVHEFISSLPDGYLYNVKERGTMLSSGQRQLIAFLRAYVSNPSILILDEATSSVDSHSEEMIQTATERITQGRTSIVIAHRLATIKKADLILVMEAGQIVERGTHKELLAKKDGYYRNLYEVQFLAEEIT; from the coding sequence ATGGCCGAATCCAGCGGAAAAGCATTCGATTTTAAACTCTTCAAAAGGCTACTTGCGTTTACCAAGCCCTACAAGATGGTATTCTATTTTGTAGCCTTGGCGGCTATTGCTATGTCTGCCTTAGGTGTGTTGAGGCCGATCTTGTTACAGATGGCCATAGACACGGCTATACTTCCAAAAGATTACGATGGCTTGGTATTTTATATCGCCGCCATGTTTGGGGTGTTGTTCTTAGAGGTCATCTTCCAATTTGCCTTTATCTTCTATACCAATTGGCTGGGCCAGCACGTGATCCGGGACATTAGGGTCAAATTATTCGATCTGATGCTGGGCTTTAAGATGCAGTATTACGACAAGAATGCGGTTGGGCGATTGACCACCCGGGCAGTCAATGATATCGAGACCATTTCCAGCATCTTTAGTCAAGGGTTGTTTATGATCATCTCTGACCTTTTAAAGATGTTAGTGATCATGGGGATCATGCTCTATAAAAGTTGGCAATTATCGCTGATCGTCTTTACCATTCTGCCGATAATCATCTATGCTACACGCGTTTTTCAGCGAGCCATGAAAGGTGCTTTCGAAGAGGTCCGCAACCAGGTAGCCAATCTCAACTCCTTTGTTCAGGAACGCATCAGCGGGATGAAGATCGTTCAGTTGTTTACACGTGAGGACACGGAGTATGAGAATTTTGAACAGATCAATGCCCGTCACAGAAAGGGATGGATCAAAACGGTTTGGTACAACTCTATCTTTTTTCCCATCGCAGAAATGACCTCCAGCGTTGCCATAGGGATGGTGGTCTGGTATGGTGGTCTAAATGTAACTGCCTCCGGTACCATCACATTGGGGGTTATTGTTGCATTTATAGAGCTATCTCAGATGCTTTTCCGGCCACTCAGACAGATCGCCGATAAGTTCAACACCCTTCAAATGGGGATGGTAGCTACTAACCGGGTGTTTGGAATCCTTGATACTGAGGCTCATATCCCGGATGAAGGTCAAACCGAGTTGACCTCTACTCAGGGGGAGATCGTTTTTGACGATGTTCATTTTGGATATATCCCAGACGAAGAAGTGTTAAAGGGAATATCCTTCACGGCCAGTCCCGGGCAGACCATTGCCTTGGTTGGCGCAACGGGTGCCGGTAAATCGACCATTATCAATCTGTTATCCCGCTTTTACGAGATCAATTCTGGTGAGATCCGGGTAGATGGCAATTCTATTAAGGACTATACGATCAAGTCACTTCGAGATCACATCGCAATAGTTTTGCAGGATGTCTTCTTGTTTGCGGACACCATCTTACAAAACATCACTTTAGGGGACGAGGGCATCAGCCGGGAACAGGTGGAGGAAGCTGCCAAGGAAATTGGGGTTCACGAGTTTATAAGTTCTTTGCCGGATGGTTATTTGTACAATGTGAAAGAAAGAGGAACCATGCTCTCCTCAGGTCAGCGCCAGTTGATCGCCTTTCTGAGGGCCTACGTAAGTAATCCCTCGATCTTGATCCTGGACGAGGCTACATCCTCTGTAGATAGTCACAGTGAGGAGATGATACAAACAGCGACCGAGCGAATTACTCAAGGTCGCACATCCATTGTTATCGCCCACCGATTGGCAACCATCAAGAAAGCCGATTTGATCCTGGTAATGGAAGCAGGACAGATCGTGGAAAGAGGAACCCACAAAGAGCTATTGGCCAAAAAAGATGGGTACTACCGTAACCTTTACGAGGTCCAGTTCCTGGCCGAGGAAATTACATAG
- a CDS encoding DUF3667 domain-containing protein has protein sequence MDCKNCGYHLDPTEKYCHKCGARVIHNRLTTKGLMSQLGEEFLNYDNKLLKTFKDLVKKPEVVIDGFIKGVRKRYVNPIGYFTLAVSFAGLFNFVLNKFFPDLMKEVFSAVNTDETQLAASMEFSEVIVEYQSLLFFASIPILALISRIVFYKNKQYNYTEHLVLNIYTYSEASILTTILSFATVWSGTIYPIVAYVVMPLQIVYYSYVLKRLFNLSFGQLLIKILLFLLVLIPLYIFFVIIAGIIMILNGDFNEIIEAERAKRGISYVISSARNWTS, from the coding sequence ATGGATTGTAAGAATTGTGGATATCATTTAGATCCGACGGAAAAATATTGCCACAAGTGCGGAGCAAGGGTCATCCATAATCGGCTGACGACGAAAGGACTGATGTCACAGTTGGGAGAAGAATTCTTGAACTACGACAACAAACTCCTCAAGACTTTTAAGGACCTGGTCAAGAAGCCAGAAGTAGTGATCGATGGATTTATCAAAGGTGTCCGAAAACGCTATGTCAATCCTATAGGATATTTTACCCTGGCTGTTTCTTTTGCCGGTTTGTTCAATTTTGTTTTGAACAAATTCTTCCCCGATTTGATGAAAGAGGTTTTTTCGGCAGTTAATACGGACGAAACCCAATTGGCAGCCAGTATGGAGTTCAGCGAGGTAATCGTTGAATACCAATCGCTCTTATTTTTTGCGAGCATCCCCATTCTGGCCCTGATCTCCCGGATTGTCTTTTACAAAAACAAACAATACAATTATACCGAACACCTGGTCCTGAATATCTACACCTATTCGGAGGCTTCTATATTAACTACCATACTTTCTTTTGCAACTGTCTGGAGCGGTACAATATATCCTATTGTAGCCTACGTGGTAATGCCTCTGCAGATCGTTTATTATTCCTACGTATTAAAGCGCCTGTTTAATCTGAGTTTCGGGCAATTGTTGATCAAGATCTTATTGTTCCTTTTGGTGTTGATCCCATTGTACATCTTCTTTGTGATCATTGCCGGTATCATTATGATATTAAATGGGGATTTCAATGAGATCATCGAGGCAGAACGTGCCAAGCGAGGGATATCCTATGTAATTTCCTCGGCCAGGAACTGGACCTCGTAA
- a CDS encoding diadenylate cyclase produces MEFLDIRVIDIIDIVLVAFLLYYMYKLVKGTVAINIFVGIVILYAIWKLTELLEMELLSTILGGFLGVGMFALIVVFQQEIRKFLLMLGSTNFRARRKFLKQFRLISEDSIAVTDIQAILNACHRMASNHLGALIVFRRNNSLDFVKNSGDQMRIQVNQPIIESIFYKNSPLHDGAMVIEDNWIAATRVILPVSNEKRIPQRFGLRHRAAIGITEKTDAVCLVVSEESGQISYIKEGDFVLYEDTEELAHKLETDLSF; encoded by the coding sequence TTGGAATTCCTCGATATCCGCGTAATAGACATTATTGACATCGTCCTGGTGGCTTTTTTGTTGTACTACATGTACAAACTTGTCAAAGGAACTGTTGCTATCAACATCTTTGTTGGGATCGTTATCCTTTACGCCATTTGGAAGTTAACAGAACTCCTGGAAATGGAGTTGCTGTCTACCATTTTAGGAGGATTCCTAGGAGTGGGAATGTTCGCGTTGATCGTGGTGTTTCAGCAAGAGATCCGCAAATTCCTGCTGATGTTGGGTTCTACCAATTTCAGGGCAAGACGTAAGTTTCTCAAGCAATTCCGTTTAATCTCAGAAGATAGTATCGCCGTCACTGACATTCAGGCCATACTGAATGCCTGTCATCGAATGGCCAGTAACCACCTGGGAGCCTTGATCGTGTTCCGGCGTAACAACAGTTTGGATTTTGTAAAGAATTCCGGGGATCAAATGCGGATCCAGGTCAATCAGCCAATTATCGAAAGCATATTTTACAAGAATAGCCCGCTGCACGACGGGGCCATGGTTATAGAAGACAACTGGATCGCTGCAACTCGTGTAATCCTGCCTGTCTCGAACGAAAAGAGGATCCCACAACGGTTCGGATTACGTCATAGAGCCGCGATAGGAATCACCGAAAAAACAGATGCCGTCTGCCTGGTTGTATCCGAAGAAAGTGGACAGATCTCCTACATTAAAGAGGGAGATTTTGTGCTTTATGAAGACACCGAAGAGTTGGCACACAAACTAGAGACCGATTTAAGTTTTTAA
- the folP gene encoding dihydropteroate synthase produces the protein MTINCKGQLIDLQTPKVMGIINVTPDSFYDGGTTLDIDSILHQARTMLEEGATFLDVGGYSSRPGADDVPPTEELERVLPAIRAILNNIPEALISVDTFRAEVARVCVEAGAAMINDISGGQADPLMLQTVAELQIPYVMMHSRGNPRNMQSLTQYQQVTRDVLFFFSKQIAEARQLGINDIIADPGFGFAKTLEQNYELLSELELFNSLKVPVLVGLSRKSMINKVIGTSPEGALNGSTVLHTICLMKGANILRVHDVKEAVECIKLTARINMRENGIF, from the coding sequence ATGACCATCAATTGTAAAGGGCAGTTAATCGACCTGCAAACCCCCAAGGTAATGGGGATAATCAACGTTACTCCGGACTCGTTCTACGATGGTGGGACCACCTTGGACATAGACAGCATCCTCCACCAAGCCAGGACCATGTTAGAGGAAGGAGCGACCTTTTTGGACGTGGGCGGTTACAGTAGCCGACCAGGTGCCGATGACGTACCCCCTACCGAAGAACTAGAACGGGTATTACCGGCCATTCGGGCCATTCTAAACAATATACCTGAGGCCCTGATCTCGGTGGATACTTTTCGGGCAGAAGTGGCACGAGTTTGTGTTGAAGCCGGCGCTGCCATGATCAATGACATTTCCGGAGGTCAAGCAGATCCATTGATGCTTCAAACAGTGGCTGAATTGCAAATCCCCTATGTGATGATGCATTCCAGGGGTAATCCAAGGAATATGCAGTCCTTGACCCAATACCAGCAAGTAACGCGGGATGTGCTGTTCTTTTTTTCCAAGCAGATCGCTGAAGCTCGTCAATTGGGCATCAATGATATCATTGCAGATCCGGGTTTCGGATTTGCCAAGACCCTAGAACAGAATTATGAACTGCTCAGTGAGTTGGAACTCTTCAATTCTTTAAAGGTTCCGGTACTTGTAGGTTTATCCCGTAAATCCATGATCAATAAGGTAATTGGCACCTCACCGGAAGGGGCCCTTAACGGCAGTACGGTGCTTCATACTATCTGCCTGATGAAAGGCGCAAATATCCTCCGCGTGCACGACGTAAAGGAGGCTGTGGAATGCATTAAACTCACGGCTAGAATAAATATGCGGGAAAATGGAATTTTTTAA
- a CDS encoding DUF1599 domain-containing protein, whose protein sequence is MSHTLEQYDAVIDGCRSLFIKKMSDYGSAWRILRLPSLTDQIFIKAQRIRSLQQQQERKIDEGEQSEFIGIVNYSVMALIQLELGVTEQPDLDVDAAIEHYDKHISQTRQLMLDKNHDYGEAWRDMRVSSLTDLILQKILRVKQIEDNQGKTLVSEGVDANYQDMINYSVFAMIHLTEQG, encoded by the coding sequence ATGTCCCACACCCTCGAGCAGTACGATGCCGTTATCGATGGATGCCGTTCCCTTTTTATCAAGAAAATGTCCGATTACGGAAGTGCCTGGAGAATTCTGCGTCTTCCGTCATTGACCGATCAGATCTTCATCAAGGCTCAGCGCATTCGAAGTCTCCAGCAACAGCAGGAGCGTAAGATCGATGAAGGAGAGCAGAGTGAATTCATAGGGATCGTAAACTATTCTGTCATGGCCCTGATCCAATTAGAATTAGGAGTGACGGAACAACCCGACCTTGATGTAGATGCAGCCATTGAACATTACGACAAGCACATTAGCCAGACCCGCCAATTAATGCTGGACAAGAATCACGATTACGGTGAGGCTTGGAGAGATATGCGCGTTAGTTCGCTGACCGATCTGATCCTTCAGAAAATTCTCCGGGTTAAGCAAATTGAGGATAACCAAGGCAAGACCTTGGTGAGCGAAGGCGTGGACGCTAATTACCAAGACATGATCAACTACTCGGTCTTTGCCATGATCCATCTAACCGAACAGGGATAG
- a CDS encoding BT_3928 family protein, which produces MRIAVGICRIVVGVLFIISGLIKLNDPVGFSFKLEEYFSAEVLNMEWLIPYALLLAVIVVIAEVMLGVMIVLGYAVRLTLWSLLLMIVFFTFLTFYSAYFNKVTDCGCFGDALKLTPWESFWKDVILLALILFLIYGRKYIQPFFTVNIRSILVFASLVGCLGLAYHVLEHLPVVDFRPYKIGANIPEGMSIPPGAPEPVFEYRWLFTQNGEEETVVTNGDYPSHPGELLEVKTKEIQAGYEPPIHDFSMERNGEDHTEQLMQVPRMLVIIAYNLENTEMEGYYGVRQLVQQARSKGVRVIGMSASSQDETTAFSQQNSLELDFYFCDQTTLKTIVRSNPGILEIRNGTITQKLHWNDAAKFQLEP; this is translated from the coding sequence ATGAGAATAGCCGTGGGAATTTGTCGCATCGTGGTTGGCGTACTTTTTATCATCAGTGGTCTGATCAAACTAAACGATCCGGTAGGCTTCTCCTTTAAGTTAGAGGAGTATTTCTCGGCCGAAGTCCTGAATATGGAATGGCTTATTCCCTACGCCCTTTTATTGGCGGTCATCGTGGTCATCGCCGAGGTGATGCTGGGGGTTATGATCGTTCTTGGATATGCCGTTAGACTGACCCTGTGGAGCCTGTTGTTAATGATCGTATTCTTCACTTTCTTGACCTTTTACTCCGCGTATTTCAACAAAGTGACGGATTGCGGGTGCTTTGGAGATGCCCTGAAACTGACACCTTGGGAATCTTTCTGGAAAGATGTGATCCTGTTGGCCTTGATCCTGTTCCTGATATATGGCAGGAAGTATATTCAACCATTCTTTACGGTGAACATCCGCAGCATACTGGTCTTTGCATCCCTTGTTGGTTGCCTGGGATTAGCCTATCATGTTTTGGAGCACTTGCCTGTGGTCGATTTTCGTCCATACAAGATCGGAGCCAATATTCCGGAAGGTATGTCAATCCCTCCCGGTGCACCAGAACCCGTGTTTGAATATCGTTGGCTTTTTACTCAAAATGGGGAGGAAGAGACGGTGGTGACCAATGGTGATTACCCGTCCCATCCGGGCGAACTACTGGAGGTGAAAACCAAAGAGATACAAGCCGGTTACGAACCTCCCATCCACGATTTTTCCATGGAACGAAATGGGGAGGATCATACGGAGCAATTGATGCAGGTTCCGCGCATGCTAGTCATCATAGCCTATAACTTGGAGAACACCGAAATGGAGGGTTATTATGGGGTTCGACAGCTGGTCCAGCAGGCCAGATCAAAAGGGGTAAGAGTGATTGGAATGTCTGCTTCCAGTCAGGATGAGACCACGGCCTTTAGCCAGCAAAATTCCTTAGAACTGGACTTTTATTTTTGCGATCAAACTACCTTGAAGACCATTGTTCGCAGCAACCCGGGAATCCTGGAGATAAGAAATGGGACCATTACTCAAAAGCTGCACTGGAACGACGCGGCCAAATTTCAATTAGAACCGTAG